One window of Trifolium pratense cultivar HEN17-A07 linkage group LG5, ARS_RC_1.1, whole genome shotgun sequence genomic DNA carries:
- the LOC123885735 gene encoding uncharacterized protein At5g08430-like: MKKIKSVKGSKAAKDKKTDFVGWGSRSLMDFLKNIGRDTTKEYSELDVASVIIEYCHEKKLFDPKKRKRVICDANLSALLRRKSVNKNNIQNLMASHFAENVEETNDAISGSEEMVDVEAINFPKQRNLNPTTKSCQNVVLDELPSGFASIISSNLKLVYLKRSLIVELLKQPETFDGKVLGSFVRTKSDPNDYLQENSHLLLQVTGINRSKKDELHQEIMLQLSNVPKDVPISKISDDDFF, encoded by the exons atgaaaaagataaaatcaGTAAAAGGATCAAAAGCAGCAAAAGATAAGAAAACTGATTTTGTTGGATGGGGTTCAAGAAGCCTCatggattttcttaaaaatatcgGTAGAGACACGACCAAAGAGTATTCTGAACTTGATGTTGCTTCAGTCATCATTGAGTACTGCCATGAAAAAAAGCTTTTTGACCCCAAGAAAAGGAAAAGGGTAATATGTGATGCAAATTTAAGTGCTTTACTACGGAGGAAATCGGTGAACAAAAACAACATACAAAACCTTATGGCATCACATTTTGCTGAGAATGTTGAGGAAACTAATGATGCCATCAGTGGTTCAGAAGAAATGGTTGATGTAGAGGCAATCAATTTTCCAAAACAGAGAAATCTGAACCCAACTACAAAATCTTGTCAGAACGTAGTTCTTGACGAGCTTCCAAGTGGATTTGCATCCATAATTAGCTCAAACCTAAAACTTGTCTACTTGAAAAGGAGCTTAATTGTGGAGCTTTTGAAGCAACCAGAAACCTTTGATGGTAAAGTGTTGGGAAGTTTTGTTAGAACCAAATCTGACCCAAATGACTATTTACAGGAGAATTCCCATCTGCTCTTACAAGTAACAG GAATTAACAGGTCAAAGAAAGACGAACTCCACCAAGAAATTATGCTCCAGCTTTCTAATGTTCCAAAAGATGTACCTATCAGCAAAATTTCTGATGATGACTTTTTCTGA
- the LOC123885733 gene encoding LOW QUALITY PROTEIN: uncharacterized protein LOC123885733 (The sequence of the model RefSeq protein was modified relative to this genomic sequence to represent the inferred CDS: deleted 2 bases in 1 codon), which yields MSLICGFPLLECVYCLGCTRWVWKKCLYTAGYESENWGLATAEEFEPIPRICRVILAVYEDDIRNPQWAPQGGYGINPDWIVLRKDYGDNQGCVTPYMIYLDHDRGEIILAVSGLNLAKESDYAVLLDNKLGQTADYTGGYVHNGLLKAADWVFDAECEVLRKLIAENPTYMLTFIGHSLGAGVVALLTIIAISSRDKLGIQRNKIKCYAIAPARCMSLNLAVRYADVINSIVLQDDFLPRTTTAAETLYKSLLCWPCLLCLLCLKDTCTLEEKKLRDPRRLYAPGRLYHIVERKPFRFGRYPPVVRTAVPVDGRFDHIVISCNATSDHAILWIERESRRALDLMLEKDRHMEIPAEQKMVRQESLAREHSEEYRAALRRAVALDIPQAYSPSPYGTFHEIDVEEDSGRSSDNGSSLSHNKRSESWNEFVGRMFDVDDTGHMVFKKTTP from the exons ATGTCATTAATCTGCGGGTTTCCTTTACTTGAGTGTGTTTATTGTTTGGGTTGTACTCGTTGGGTTTGGAAAAAATGTCTGTATACCGCAGGCTATGAGAGTGAAAATTGGGGTTTGGCTACTGCAGAAGAGTTTGAGCCTATACCTCGAATTTGTCGAGTAATCTTAGCTGTTTACGAAGATGATATTCGTAACCCGCAGTGGGCTCCCCAAGGTGGTTATGGCATTAATCCTGATTGGATTGTCTTGCGGAAGGACTACGGGGATAACCAAGGTTGTGTTACTCCGTATATGATATACCTCGATCATGATCGTGGTGAGATTATACTGGCTGTTAGTGGACTCAATTTAGCAAAGGAAAGTGATTATGCAGTTTTGCTTGATAACAAACTAGGACAAACAGCA GATTATACTGGTGGATATGTTCATAATGGGTTATTGAAGGCAGCGGATTGGGTTTTTGATGCGGAATGTGAGGTTCTGAGGAAGCTAATAGCAGAAAATCCAACTTATATGCTGACATTTATTGGACATTCGCTCGGGGCTGGGGTGGTGGCCTTATTGACAATAATAGCGATTAGTAGTCGCGACAAATTAGGGATACAAAGAAACAAGATAAAATGCTATGCGATTGCTCCTGCTCGATGCATGTCTCTCAATTTGGCTGTAAGATATGCGGATGTGATCAATTCTATCGTACTACAG GACGATTTTTTACCTCGAACAACCACTGCGGCGGAAACCCTCTACAAGTCACTTTTATG TTGGCCTTGTTTATTGTGTCTCCTGTGCTTAAAAGATACTTGCACACTGGAGGAGAAGAAGCTTAGAGATCCAAGGCGTCTGTACGCACCTGGTCGTCTCTATCACATTGTGGAGCGAAAGCCCTTCAG GTTTGGAAGATATCCACCGGTTGTTAGGACAGCAGTACCTGTTGATGGGAGGTTTGATCATATAGTTATTTCTTGCAATGCAACTTCTGATCATGCCATCCTTTGGATAGAGAGGGAATCACGACGCGCTCTCGAT TTAATGCTAGAGAAAGATCGGCATATGGAGATTCCAGCAGAGCAGAAGATGGTGAGGCAAGAATCTCTAGCTCGCGAACACAGTGAAGAGTATCGTGCAGCTCTTCGGAGGGCAGTTGCTTTGGATATTCCTCAAGCATACTCACCTTCCCCATACGGAACATTTCATGAAATTGATGTTGAGGAAGATTCTGGAAGATCTAGTGACAACGGCTCCTCCTTGTCTCATAACAAACGATCAGAGAGTTGGAATGAATTTGTCGGGCGCATGTTTGACGTGGACGACACAGGTCATATGGTATTCAAGAAAACAACcccttaa